A DNA window from Bacillus andreraoultii contains the following coding sequences:
- the brnQ gene encoding branched-chain amino acid transport system II carrier protein, whose translation MSKKQVFFTGLMLFSLFFGAGNLIFPPLLGLESGSHFTPAMIGFLLTGVLLPFMAVLAVATVDGGLISIGSRVGKVFGIVFASIIYLSIGAFYGIPRAASVAYELGFQQFYQSDHRLTLILFSILFFSVTFFICLNPKKIVQRVGEILTPLLLITLAILFVRAFFLFENTQAPVAKKYSTTPFVTGFLEGYFTMDAVAALAFGIVVVHALKDSGLQTRREQIKGTLGAGLIAAVGLALVYVSLGWIGVVMPKEAEFSDGAEILTTASQILFGSTGSLLFSTIVLLACLTTCVGLINASASFFQGLYPKFSYKFYVGLLSVIGFSVSSLGLNIILDIAAPMLMFIYPISIVLVALSLLEPLFGNGKMMYRFTVTFTFIYAIYEVLNSFQLNLDGIAQIIGFVPFFNLGLGWIFPAVIGGIIGFFVDKLVGKEQFILPVQEKN comes from the coding sequence ATGAGTAAAAAACAAGTTTTCTTTACAGGATTAATGTTATTTTCTTTATTTTTCGGGGCTGGAAATTTAATATTCCCACCACTTCTTGGATTGGAATCAGGGAGTCATTTTACACCGGCAATGATTGGTTTTCTACTTACAGGTGTCCTTCTCCCTTTTATGGCAGTATTAGCTGTTGCGACAGTAGATGGAGGATTAATTTCAATCGGAAGCCGTGTTGGAAAAGTTTTCGGGATTGTTTTTGCCAGTATTATTTATCTTTCAATCGGCGCATTTTACGGAATTCCACGGGCTGCAAGTGTTGCCTATGAATTAGGTTTCCAACAATTTTATCAAAGTGATCATCGGCTCACCCTGATTCTTTTCTCTATCCTATTTTTTTCTGTTACGTTTTTCATTTGTTTAAATCCAAAAAAAATTGTGCAACGGGTTGGAGAGATTCTAACACCACTTTTACTTATCACACTTGCCATTCTATTTGTTCGTGCCTTTTTCTTATTCGAGAATACACAAGCGCCCGTAGCTAAAAAGTATTCAACAACCCCGTTTGTAACAGGATTTTTAGAAGGTTATTTTACGATGGATGCTGTTGCTGCACTCGCTTTTGGGATTGTTGTCGTTCATGCGTTAAAAGACAGTGGACTACAGACGCGACGAGAACAAATAAAAGGAACACTTGGTGCTGGACTCATAGCAGCTGTTGGCTTAGCTCTTGTTTATGTGTCACTTGGATGGATTGGTGTCGTTATGCCAAAAGAGGCGGAATTTTCCGATGGCGCTGAAATTTTAACAACTGCCTCTCAAATCTTATTCGGTAGTACGGGTAGCTTACTCTTTAGTACAATTGTTTTACTTGCCTGCCTGACTACTTGTGTCGGTTTAATTAATGCAAGTGCTAGTTTTTTTCAAGGCCTTTACCCAAAATTTAGTTACAAATTTTATGTTGGATTACTTTCAGTGATTGGCTTTTCCGTTTCTAGTCTTGGACTTAATATAATTCTAGATATTGCTGCTCCTATGTTAATGTTTATCTATCCGATTTCCATCGTTCTCGTGGCTCTATCACTTCTTGAGCCACTATTTGGAAATGGCAAGATGATGTATCGTTTCACTGTCACATTCACATTCATTTACGCCATATATGAAGTCCTAAATAGTTTTCAATTAAACTTAGATGGAATCGCTCAAATCATTGGCTTTGTTCCTTTCTTTAACCTCGGTTTAGGTTGGATATTTCCTGCAGTTATCGGTGGAATCATTGGATTTTTTGTTGATAAGCTTGTTGGAAAAGAACAATTCATCTTGCCTGTACAGGAAAAGAATTAG